The following are from one region of the Macaca thibetana thibetana isolate TM-01 chromosome 2, ASM2454274v1, whole genome shotgun sequence genome:
- the PRR23A gene encoding proline-rich protein 23A yields the protein MGSRPRSPSACPAPRWGQQPGGPGPAKRLRLEEPAGPEPRVTPSLEDPVGIPAVGAVISVVVLATGCALRVPLDTVDLVLELPPTSILRVSLGGHTLILIPEVLLSSVDERSGAQGDSSAGLEVDVFLGALREDVVVEQEVFCASVPEIAAQEEAYEEEADPEFPELRMDSPTGSAAGLYPFASGVFSLYREGPIPGPCALAPNPSSERLSPRPIFDPEFHLLEPVPSSPLQPLPPSPRVGSPGPHARPPLPERPPCKARRRLFQE from the coding sequence ATGGGCAGCCGGCCCCGCAGTCCCAGCGCCTGCCCTGCGCCCCGGTGGGGGCAGCAGCCAGGAGGACCCGGCCCTGCCAAACGTCTCCGACTGGAGGAGCCCGCGGGTCCCGAACCCCGCGTGACGCCCAGCCTGGAAGACCCGGTGGGGATCCCGGCCGTGGGCGCGGTCATCTCCGTGGTGGTCCTGGCCACAGGCTGTGCCCTGCGTGTGCCCCTGGACACCGTCGACCTGGTGCTGGAGCTCCCGCCGACATCGATCCTGCGAGTGTCTCTCGGTGGACACACCCTCATCCTGATCCCCGAGGTCCTCCTGAGCTCCGTTGACGAACGCTCAGGAGCGCAGGGCGACTCGTCTGCCGGCCTGGAAGTGGACGTTTTCCTGGGCGCTCTCAGAGAGGACGTCGTCGTCGAGCAGGAAGTCTTCTGCGCATCTGTCCCAGAGATCGCCGCCCAGGAAGAGGCCTACGAGGAGGAGGCGGACCCCGAGTTCCCGGAGCTCCGGATGGACTCCCCAACCGGCTCAGCCGCTGGGCTATACCCCTTCGCTAGTGGTGTGTTCAGTCTCTACCGGGAGGGCCCCATTCCAGGGCCCTGTGCTCTGGCCCCCAACCCCAGTTCAGAGAGACTCTCTCCACGCCCCATCTTCGACCCAGAATTCCACCTTCTGGAGCCTGTCCCCAGCTCACCTctccaacctctacctccctctCCACGCGTGGGGAGTCCAGGTCCCCATGCGCGCCCACCTCTCCCGGAACGCCCTCCTTGCAAGGCCCGCAGACGACTGTTCCAGGAATGA
- the LOC126948192 gene encoding proline-rich protein 23B, whose protein sequence is MGSRPRSPRARPAPWWGQRPGGPCPAKRLRLEESAGPEPHVAPSLEDPGTPAVGALTSVVVLAAGCALRVPLDDVDLVLEPAPTSILRVSLGGHTLILIPEVLLSSVDERSGAQGDSSAGLEVDVFLGALREDVVVELEFCASVPEIAAQEEAYEEEADPEFLELRMDSPTGSAAGLYPSARSMFSPYQEGPMPEPCALAPNPSLESVRPVFDPEFHLLEPVPSSLLQPLPPSPRVGSPGPHARPPLPERPQCKARRRLFQA, encoded by the coding sequence ATGGGCAGCCGGCCCCGCAGCCCCAGAGCTCGCCCTGCGCCCTGGTGGGGACAGCGGCCAGGAGGACCCTGCCCTGCCAAGCGCCTCCGATTGGAGGAGTCCGCGGGCCCCGAACCCCACGTGGCGCCCAGCCTGGAAGACCCGGGGACCCCGGCCGTGGGCGCGCTCACCTCCGTAGTGGTCCTGGCCGCGGGCTGTGCCCTGCGTGTGCCCCTGGACGACGTTGACCTGGTGCTAGAGCCCGCACCAACGTCGATCCTGCGAGTGTCTCTCGGTGGACACACCCTCATCCTGATCCCGGAGGTCCTCCTGAGCTCCGTCGACGAACGCTCAGGAGCACAGGGCGACTCGTCTGCCGGCCTGGAAGTGGACGTTTTCCTGGGCGCTCTCAGGGAGGACGTCGTCGTCGAGCTGGAATTCTGTGCATCTGTCCCAGAGATCGCCGCCCAGGAAGAGGCCTACGAGGAGGAGGCGGACCCCGAGTTCCTGGAGCTCCGGATGGACTCCCCAACCGGCTCAGCCGCTGGGCTCTACCCCTCCGCTAGAAGTATGTTCAGCCCCTACCAGGAGGGCCCCATGCCAGAACCCTGTGCTCTGGCCCCCAACCCCAGTTTGGAGAGCGTACGCCCCGTCTTCGACCCGGAATTCCACCTTCTGGAGCCTGTCCCCAGCTCACTTctccaacctctacctccctctCCGCGCGTGGGGAGTCCAGGTCCCCACGCTCGCCCGCCGCTACCAGAACGCCCTCAGTGCAAGGCCCGGAGACGCCTGTTCCAGGCATAA